Proteins encoded in a region of the Burkholderia ubonensis subsp. mesacidophila genome:
- a CDS encoding type III restriction-modification system endonuclease yields the protein MRLHFEADLDYQREAIDAVCDLFRGQEACRGDFSVLANAAPGTSAAAQTALGFALSERGVGNHLSITADALARNLADVQLRGGLPPSGDPASRDFTVEMETGTGKTYVYLRTIFELNRRYGFTKFVIVVPSVAIKEGVHKTLLITEDHFRGLYAGMPYDYFLYDSAKLGQVRHFAASATIQIMVMTVAAINKKDVNNLYKDSEKTGGEKPIDLIRATRPIVIVDEPQSVDGGLEGRGREALAAMDPLCTLRYSATHVDRHHMVYRLDAVDAYERKLVKQIEIASAIVEDAHNKPYLRLVGVSNRRGAIAARVELDVATAAGVKRQIASVTDGDDLERVTKRALYAGLRIGEVHAAKGAEYLELRHPAGEAFLSLGEAYGDIDTLAVQREMIRRTIREHLDKELRLAERGVKVLSLFFVDSVERYRRYDENGTPVKGDYALIFEEEYARAARVPAYRALFDGVDVAREVEAAHNGYFSIDRKGGWTDTSESSAASRENAERAYGLIMREKEALLSFDTPLKFIFSHSALKEGWDNPNVFQICTLRDIQTERERRQTLGRGLRLAVDQDGERVRDPGVNTLTVIATERYESFAENLQKEIEADTGIRFGIVEEHQFAALAVQEGDGPAHALGIELSGVLWTHLREHGYIDAQGKVLDRLKDALRQSALVLPPAFETLRAAIVATLRKVSGRFAVRNADERREIALRRDPSGKAVVLGRDFRALWERIKHRTVYRVQFDNAKLVSDCAAALRDAPEVARARLQWRKAEIDIGKAGVEAIEVTGAGTVLIDEGALLLPDLLTELQDRTQLTRRSLATILADSGRLDDFRLNPQQFIALAADAINRCKRLALVDGITYRKLGERHVHALESFESEALTGYLRNLRTDARKSIHEAVVCETDAERAFADALEARDDVQLYAKLPRWFEVQTPLGSYHPDWAVLAGGDGDARLYFVVDTPRSADDDAPREHDRAKLACGEAHFRALADGDDAARFVRARDVDALFAREPLASGGR from the coding sequence GTCGGAGCGCGGCGTCGGCAACCACCTGTCGATCACCGCCGACGCGCTCGCGCGCAATCTCGCCGACGTGCAGCTGCGCGGCGGGCTGCCGCCGTCCGGCGACCCGGCCTCGCGCGACTTCACGGTCGAGATGGAGACCGGCACCGGCAAGACCTACGTGTACCTGCGCACGATCTTCGAGCTGAACCGCCGCTACGGCTTCACGAAGTTCGTGATCGTCGTGCCGTCGGTCGCGATCAAGGAAGGCGTGCACAAGACGCTCTTGATCACCGAGGACCATTTCCGCGGCCTGTACGCGGGCATGCCGTACGACTACTTCCTGTACGACTCCGCGAAGCTCGGCCAGGTGCGCCACTTCGCGGCGAGCGCGACGATCCAGATCATGGTGATGACGGTCGCCGCGATCAACAAGAAGGACGTCAACAACCTCTACAAGGACAGCGAGAAGACCGGCGGCGAGAAGCCGATCGACCTGATCCGCGCGACCCGGCCGATCGTGATCGTCGACGAGCCGCAAAGCGTCGACGGCGGACTCGAAGGCCGCGGCCGCGAGGCGCTCGCCGCGATGGACCCGCTGTGCACGCTGCGCTACTCGGCGACCCACGTCGACCGGCACCACATGGTGTACCGGCTCGACGCGGTCGACGCGTACGAGCGCAAGCTCGTCAAGCAGATCGAGATCGCGTCGGCGATCGTCGAGGATGCGCACAACAAGCCGTACCTGCGGCTCGTCGGCGTGTCGAACCGGCGTGGCGCGATCGCCGCGCGCGTCGAGCTCGACGTCGCGACGGCGGCCGGCGTGAAGCGCCAGATCGCGTCCGTGACCGACGGCGACGATCTCGAACGCGTGACGAAGCGGGCGCTGTACGCGGGCCTGCGGATCGGTGAGGTGCATGCGGCCAAGGGCGCGGAATACCTCGAGCTGCGCCATCCGGCGGGCGAGGCGTTCCTGTCGCTCGGCGAGGCGTACGGCGACATCGACACGCTCGCCGTGCAGCGCGAGATGATCCGCCGCACGATCCGCGAGCACCTGGACAAGGAGCTGCGGCTCGCCGAGCGCGGCGTGAAGGTGCTGTCGCTGTTCTTTGTCGATTCGGTCGAGCGCTACCGCCGGTACGACGAGAACGGCACGCCCGTGAAAGGCGACTACGCGCTGATCTTCGAAGAGGAATATGCGCGCGCGGCGCGCGTGCCCGCGTATCGCGCGCTGTTCGACGGCGTCGACGTCGCGCGCGAGGTCGAGGCGGCGCACAACGGCTACTTCTCGATCGACCGCAAGGGCGGCTGGACCGACACCAGCGAGAGCAGCGCCGCGAGCCGCGAGAACGCGGAGCGCGCGTACGGCCTCATCATGCGCGAGAAGGAAGCGCTGCTGTCGTTCGACACGCCGCTCAAGTTCATCTTCTCGCACTCGGCGCTGAAGGAAGGCTGGGACAACCCGAACGTGTTCCAGATCTGCACGCTGCGCGACATCCAGACCGAGCGCGAGCGCCGCCAGACGCTCGGCCGCGGGCTGCGGCTCGCCGTCGACCAGGACGGCGAACGGGTGCGCGATCCGGGCGTGAACACGCTCACCGTGATCGCGACCGAGCGCTACGAGAGCTTCGCGGAGAACCTGCAGAAGGAGATCGAGGCCGATACGGGCATCCGCTTCGGGATCGTCGAGGAACACCAGTTCGCGGCGCTCGCGGTGCAGGAAGGCGACGGCCCCGCGCATGCGCTCGGCATCGAGCTGTCGGGCGTGCTGTGGACGCACCTGCGCGAGCACGGCTACATCGACGCGCAGGGCAAGGTGCTCGACCGGCTGAAGGACGCGCTGCGGCAAAGTGCGCTCGTGCTGCCGCCCGCGTTCGAGACGCTGCGCGCGGCAATCGTCGCGACGCTGCGCAAGGTGTCCGGCCGCTTCGCGGTGCGCAACGCGGACGAGCGTCGCGAGATCGCGCTGCGCCGCGACCCGTCGGGCAAGGCGGTGGTGCTCGGCCGCGACTTCCGCGCGTTGTGGGAGCGCATCAAGCATCGCACCGTGTACCGCGTGCAGTTCGACAACGCGAAGCTCGTGAGCGATTGCGCGGCCGCGCTGCGCGACGCGCCCGAGGTGGCGCGCGCGCGGCTGCAGTGGCGCAAGGCCGAGATCGACATCGGCAAGGCCGGCGTCGAGGCGATCGAGGTGACGGGCGCCGGCACGGTGCTGATCGACGAAGGTGCGCTGCTGCTGCCCGACCTGCTCACCGAGTTGCAGGACCGCACGCAGCTCACGCGCCGCTCGCTCGCGACGATCCTCGCGGACAGCGGCCGCCTCGACGACTTCCGGCTCAACCCGCAGCAGTTCATCGCGCTCGCGGCCGACGCGATCAACCGCTGCAAGCGGCTCGCGCTCGTCGACGGCATCACGTACCGCAAGCTCGGCGAACGGCACGTGCACGCGCTCGAATCGTTCGAGAGCGAAGCGCTGACCGGCTACCTGCGCAACCTGCGCACGGACGCGCGCAAGTCGATTCACGAGGCGGTGGTGTGCGAGACCGACGCCGAGCGCGCGTTCGCCGACGCGCTCGAGGCGCGCGACGACGTGCAGCTGTACGCGAAGCTGCCGCGCTGGTTCGAGGTGCAGACGCCGCTCGGCAGCTATCACCCCGACTGGGCAGTGCTCGCGGGCGGGGACGGCGACGCGCGCCTGTACTTCGTCGTCGATACGCCGCGCAGCGCCGACGACGACGCGCCGCGCGAGCACGACCGCGCGAAGCTTGCGTGCGGCGAAGCGCATTTCCGGGCGCTCGCCGACGGCGACGACGCGGCGCGCTTCGTGCGGGCGCGCGACGTCGACGCGCTGTTCGCGCGCGAGCCGCTCGCGAGCGGCGGACGGTAA